A genomic stretch from Solibacillus isronensis includes:
- a CDS encoding NAD-dependent epimerase/dehydratase family protein encodes MKKILVLGGTRFFGRKLVELLLEQKHEVTIVTRGMSENPFGDAVEHIKVDRKDTAAFEKALENRTFDIVYDNICYSPNEAKQLCDLFNGKIGKLVFTSTLAVYEADGKPHSEGDFDPTSYGIIMGDTHEFTYGEGKRLAEAVFYKFAEFPVVAVRFPIVMGEDDYTRRLHFHIERIINKEPIGFVNMDAEMSFIQATEAARFLEWAGNDNVEGPINATANGVISLKDLISLIEEKSGERAKIALLGTEEIRSPYAIPATWYMKNDKAEQLGFSFSQLEDWLPPLIEQIAGTTAKQ; translated from the coding sequence ATGAAGAAAATCTTGGTATTAGGCGGGACACGATTTTTCGGCCGTAAATTAGTGGAACTTTTATTGGAGCAAAAGCATGAAGTAACAATTGTTACGCGCGGAATGTCGGAAAATCCATTTGGCGATGCAGTGGAGCATATTAAAGTGGATCGTAAAGATACAGCGGCTTTTGAGAAAGCATTGGAAAATCGTACATTTGATATTGTTTATGATAATATTTGCTATTCGCCAAACGAAGCAAAACAGCTGTGCGATCTGTTCAATGGGAAAATCGGTAAGCTCGTTTTCACATCTACATTAGCGGTATATGAGGCAGATGGCAAGCCGCATTCTGAAGGAGATTTCGATCCGACTTCATATGGCATCATCATGGGAGACACACATGAATTTACGTATGGTGAAGGAAAGCGTCTGGCAGAGGCGGTATTTTATAAGTTTGCCGAATTCCCAGTAGTTGCAGTTCGTTTCCCAATCGTCATGGGAGAAGATGATTACACACGCCGTTTGCATTTCCATATTGAGCGCATTATTAATAAGGAACCGATCGGATTTGTAAACATGGATGCGGAAATGTCCTTTATTCAGGCAACAGAGGCGGCCCGATTTTTAGAGTGGGCAGGTAATGATAATGTGGAAGGCCCAATTAACGCGACAGCAAATGGAGTCATCTCTTTAAAAGACCTAATTTCACTTATTGAAGAAAAGTCAGGCGAACGTGCCAAAATAGCGTTGCTTGGGACAGAGGAAATCCGTTCACCATACGCGATTCCTGCAACATGGTATATGAAAAATGACAAGGCAGAGCAATTAGGATTTTCGTTCAGTCAGCTTGAAGATTGGCTGCCTCCATTAATCGAGCAAATTGCGGGAACTACGGCAAAACAGTAG
- a CDS encoding M3 family oligoendopeptidase has protein sequence MSLVTFKDFDYKRPDLEQMKEQTAALLEEFKAATTVDEQSEVIEKLNAIRNTFSTMANIVYVRASIDTNDEYYQKERDHFDEVSPMADELVFNYYTELVKSPFRAQLEEKWGTQLFALAENLLKGFSPAVIELMQKENKLTSEYSKLVASAQIEFDGKILTLAQLGPYAESTERDVRKAAREASADFYASNKEKFDQIYDELVKLRHEIATKLGFKNYVELGYVNMNRIDYNAEMVAKFREQVREYIVPLATKLYERQAERIDVEDFKFYDEGLTFLTGNAVPQGDPEWIINNGKKMYEELSKETGEFFNYMIEHDLMDLVAKKGKESGGYCTFIEDYESPFIFSNFNGTSGDIDVLTHEAGHAFQVYSSRNIGIPEYLWPTYESAEIHSMSMEFFTWPWMELFFKHQTDKYKFSHLSSGLLFLPYGVAVDEFQHVVYENPQMTPADRNAAWKEIEAKYLPHRDYDGHDYLESGAIWQRQGHIYSSPFYYIDYTLAQICAFQFWKRSREDFEGAWKDYLHLCSLGGSFAFTKLVEEAGLISPFDDGCVESVVGTIEDYLNSIDDKKL, from the coding sequence ATGAGTTTGGTAACATTTAAAGACTTTGATTATAAACGACCAGATTTAGAACAAATGAAAGAACAGACAGCAGCATTATTAGAGGAATTTAAAGCTGCAACTACAGTAGATGAACAAAGCGAAGTTATCGAAAAATTAAACGCGATTCGCAACACATTTTCTACAATGGCTAATATTGTCTATGTACGTGCATCAATTGATACAAACGATGAATATTACCAAAAAGAGCGTGACCATTTCGATGAAGTAAGCCCAATGGCAGATGAGCTTGTATTTAATTACTATACAGAACTAGTGAAGTCGCCATTCCGTGCACAACTGGAAGAAAAGTGGGGTACGCAACTATTTGCTTTAGCTGAAAACTTATTAAAAGGTTTCTCGCCTGCAGTAATCGAGCTTATGCAAAAGGAAAATAAGTTAACTTCTGAATACAGCAAGCTAGTTGCTTCTGCTCAGATTGAATTTGACGGCAAAATTTTGACATTGGCACAGCTTGGACCATATGCAGAATCTACTGAGCGTGATGTTCGTAAAGCAGCACGTGAAGCGAGTGCAGATTTCTATGCTTCAAACAAAGAAAAGTTCGATCAGATTTATGATGAGTTAGTAAAGCTTCGTCATGAAATCGCGACAAAGCTAGGCTTTAAAAACTATGTGGAACTTGGTTATGTCAATATGAACCGTATTGACTACAACGCAGAGATGGTAGCAAAATTCCGCGAGCAAGTACGCGAATATATCGTGCCGCTTGCAACAAAACTGTACGAGCGCCAAGCAGAACGGATCGATGTAGAAGACTTTAAATTCTATGATGAAGGCTTAACATTCTTAACAGGAAATGCCGTTCCTCAAGGTGACCCGGAGTGGATTATTAATAACGGTAAAAAAATGTACGAAGAACTATCAAAAGAAACAGGCGAGTTCTTCAACTATATGATCGAGCATGACCTGATGGATCTTGTTGCGAAAAAAGGTAAGGAAAGCGGCGGATACTGTACGTTTATCGAAGACTACGAATCACCGTTCATCTTCTCGAACTTTAATGGCACATCTGGTGATATCGATGTACTAACACATGAGGCAGGACATGCATTCCAAGTGTATTCTAGCCGAAATATTGGGATTCCGGAATACTTATGGCCAACATATGAGTCAGCAGAAATTCATTCTATGAGTATGGAATTCTTTACATGGCCTTGGATGGAGCTATTCTTCAAGCACCAAACAGATAAGTATAAATTCTCGCACTTAAGCAGTGGGTTACTATTCTTACCATACGGTGTAGCAGTCGATGAGTTCCAGCATGTCGTGTATGAAAATCCACAAATGACACCAGCTGATCGCAATGCTGCATGGAAAGAAATTGAGGCGAAGTATTTACCGCATCGTGATTACGATGGTCATGACTATTTAGAATCAGGGGCTATTTGGCAGCGACAAGGCCATATTTATTCATCTCCATTCTATTATATTGACTACACGTTAGCGCAAATTTGTGCATTCCAGTTCTGGAAACGTTCACGAGAAGACTTTGAAGGGGCTTGGAAAGACTACCTGCACCTATGTAGCCTTGGCGGTTCATTTGCTTTCACAAAACTTGTTGAGGAAGCGGGCTTAATCTCACCATTTGACGATGGCTGCGTGGAATCAGTTGTAGGAACAATCGAAGACTATTTAAATTCTATCGACGATAAAAAGCTATAA
- a CDS encoding methyl-accepting chemotaxis protein — protein MKRMDKLGSRIILMIGIIFAVILLLTVIMLQFNSARSVQSSVKERTIEVASNLVNYIDVQKYEQLIEEPDENETYWELREQLNELRQYNGVMYAYTYFVPEENGEVTFLVDGMPADDTENAGKLGDPSGSTKYEHIERVIEDGQFASDLLSSDFGEYITGIVPVKNDAGETIAYLGVDIDASYVSSLTKNVAKEIVPIIALIFIIIFIAALIGIYTYIRRALSPLQTLNKAAENLASGDIVESQALLNKLNFKKSNEITAFAKNFQSSLVELSATFQVLKERTDGLGEVVDLIETSTERVNTSNEKMVENIATISHSGSLQQVSNNEVNAAMNEMAIGIQKLADTFNEIAEVSSDMTSLVEDGAQSSGKVVDQIQGVEKSVENTAKLVKEMGENFHSIKEMVTVITNISDQTNLLALNAAIEAARAGEAGKGFAVVADEVKKLAEMSRTSAEEISGHLQKFSQITDRLLVEIDMTTTDVKEGTMAVGEIGQRLDQILNSVLNVNNRIQDDSAVVEQMSAGAEQILASTEEMSRLVNDTSDYAKHLALASDEQTLVVDDLTKAVEELDNHSQQVVLEMNKFKI, from the coding sequence ATGAAAAGAATGGATAAGTTAGGTAGTAGAATAATATTAATGATCGGCATTATTTTCGCCGTTATTTTACTGTTAACCGTTATTATGCTTCAGTTTAATTCCGCGCGTTCAGTTCAGTCATCTGTGAAAGAACGTACGATAGAAGTAGCTAGTAATTTAGTAAATTACATAGATGTACAAAAGTATGAACAGCTTATTGAAGAGCCAGATGAAAATGAAACGTATTGGGAATTACGTGAACAGTTAAATGAATTACGCCAATATAATGGTGTCATGTATGCCTATACCTATTTTGTACCTGAAGAAAATGGGGAAGTTACCTTTTTAGTTGATGGCATGCCGGCAGATGATACTGAGAATGCCGGGAAGCTGGGTGACCCATCAGGTTCTACAAAGTACGAGCATATTGAGCGCGTTATCGAAGACGGCCAATTTGCATCAGACCTTTTAAGCAGTGATTTCGGTGAATATATTACAGGTATTGTACCGGTTAAAAATGATGCAGGGGAAACGATTGCCTATTTAGGTGTTGATATCGATGCATCGTATGTTTCTTCGTTAACAAAAAATGTAGCAAAAGAGATCGTCCCAATTATTGCGCTTATTTTCATTATTATTTTTATAGCAGCTTTAATCGGTATTTATACTTATATCCGTCGAGCGTTATCGCCATTACAAACATTAAATAAAGCAGCAGAAAATCTGGCTTCAGGTGATATTGTTGAATCACAGGCTTTGTTAAACAAGCTGAATTTTAAAAAGAGTAATGAAATTACAGCGTTCGCAAAAAATTTCCAAAGTTCGCTTGTCGAGTTATCAGCTACATTCCAAGTATTGAAGGAACGTACAGATGGGCTCGGAGAAGTAGTCGATCTAATCGAAACTTCTACAGAACGGGTGAACACATCAAATGAAAAAATGGTGGAAAACATCGCTACGATTTCACACAGCGGGTCATTACAGCAAGTAAGCAATAATGAAGTAAATGCTGCGATGAATGAAATGGCTATCGGCATTCAGAAACTGGCCGATACATTTAATGAGATTGCTGAAGTTTCTTCCGATATGACGAGCCTTGTTGAAGATGGTGCACAAAGTTCCGGTAAGGTAGTTGACCAGATTCAAGGGGTAGAAAAATCGGTAGAAAATACGGCTAAACTAGTGAAAGAAATGGGAGAAAACTTCCACTCAATTAAAGAGATGGTAACAGTCATTACGAATATTTCGGATCAGACGAATTTACTGGCGCTCAATGCAGCAATTGAAGCAGCACGTGCCGGAGAAGCCGGAAAAGGATTTGCGGTTGTAGCTGATGAAGTGAAGAAGCTGGCTGAAATGTCCCGTACATCAGCAGAGGAAATTTCAGGTCATCTTCAAAAATTCTCGCAAATTACGGATCGTTTACTAGTTGAGATTGATATGACAACAACAGATGTTAAAGAAGGAACGATGGCAGTAGGTGAAATTGGTCAACGCTTAGATCAAATTTTAAATTCTGTATTGAATGTCAATAATCGAATTCAGGACGATTCAGCAGTTGTTGAGCAAATGTCAGCAGGTGCAGAACAAATTTTAGCTTCGACTGAGGAAATGAGTCGTTTAGTAAATGATACATCCGACTATGCAAAACATTTGGCTCTTGCTTCTGATGAACAAACACTCGTAGTCGATGATTTAACAAAAGCGGTTGAAGAATTGGATAACCATTCACAACAAGTTGTATTGGAAATGAATAAGTTCAAAATATAA
- a CDS encoding polysaccharide deacetylase family protein produces the protein MGKKITVLSILCGILVVVGFRLWIDTPPTYASNKKVAVNATYNEPSASNDYINKSSGSLNKIMPYYMNDGGSPGRNCTTYIKVENILDNKEADVVQEDDRQQKQAEQQASHKRIALTFDDGPHKNVTDQILTTLQKYNVKATFFVLGQNAAKYPDVVKKADAFGHEIANHTWSHKNLTKLNAQQIRAEIDRANEAICDATGKTPTMYRPPFGALDENVRESIDLTPVLWNIDTLDWQHKTPKKTLANLKAQAKDNGIILMHDIHQQSADALEDVILYLKEEGYEFVTTSQLL, from the coding sequence ATGGGCAAAAAAATAACAGTGCTCAGCATATTATGTGGAATATTAGTAGTTGTCGGATTTCGTCTATGGATCGATACACCGCCAACTTATGCAAGTAATAAAAAGGTTGCGGTAAATGCTACTTATAATGAGCCGTCAGCTTCCAATGATTATATAAACAAGTCGTCCGGCAGCTTAAATAAAATAATGCCGTATTATATGAATGACGGCGGGTCACCGGGCAGAAATTGTACAACATACATAAAGGTTGAAAATATATTGGATAATAAGGAGGCCGATGTTGTACAAGAAGATGACCGGCAGCAAAAACAAGCAGAACAGCAGGCCAGTCATAAAAGAATTGCGCTCACGTTCGATGACGGCCCCCATAAAAATGTGACCGATCAAATTTTAACGACACTGCAAAAGTATAATGTGAAAGCAACATTTTTTGTGCTCGGTCAAAATGCTGCAAAGTATCCCGATGTCGTGAAAAAAGCGGATGCTTTCGGTCATGAAATTGCCAATCATACGTGGAGCCATAAAAACTTAACGAAGCTAAACGCACAACAAATACGGGCGGAAATCGACCGGGCAAATGAGGCAATTTGTGATGCAACAGGAAAGACGCCTACGATGTATCGTCCACCGTTTGGAGCATTGGATGAAAACGTACGGGAGTCTATTGATTTAACACCAGTGTTGTGGAATATTGATACACTTGATTGGCAGCATAAAACACCTAAAAAGACCTTGGCGAATCTAAAAGCACAAGCAAAGGATAATGGCATTATTTTAATGCATGATATACATCAGCAATCCGCAGACGCATTAGAGGATGTCATATTGTATTTAAAAGAAGAAGGCTATGAATTTGTGACAACGAGCCAACTATTATAG
- a CDS encoding putative RNA methyltransferase: protein MGLLSKRALSIQQFQFNSRLFACPICKKEIEISNEGKMSCLSNHTFDVAKQGYVYMLNRPVQSMYGKELFDSRHTVIQAGIYDRLQAAIAREINLEQPVILDTGCGEGSHLHRICQQLDRPVGVGIDISKEGIIAAAKYNPEELWCVGDLANSPFNEHSFDAILNILSPANYDEFKRLLKRGGKVIKVVPQENYLKELRKQAFADSEKESYTNAQTVERFKASFAHTEVKRITYTVPLEDHLVQNLLEMTPMGWHIDDKESIQLQEITIDLDLLIGME, encoded by the coding sequence ATGGGTCTATTATCAAAACGAGCGTTAAGTATTCAGCAGTTTCAATTCAATAGCCGACTTTTTGCATGTCCTATTTGTAAAAAGGAAATAGAGATAAGTAATGAAGGAAAAATGAGCTGTCTATCGAATCATACATTTGATGTGGCAAAACAAGGCTATGTTTATATGTTAAACCGTCCTGTCCAATCAATGTATGGAAAAGAATTATTCGATTCTCGCCATACTGTCATTCAAGCAGGGATCTATGATCGGTTACAAGCAGCGATTGCCCGGGAAATCAATTTAGAACAACCGGTAATCTTAGATACAGGTTGTGGCGAGGGGTCTCATTTACATCGTATTTGCCAACAGCTTGATCGCCCTGTCGGTGTAGGAATCGATATTTCAAAAGAAGGGATAATCGCAGCGGCAAAGTATAATCCCGAAGAGCTTTGGTGTGTCGGTGATTTAGCGAATAGTCCGTTCAACGAGCACTCTTTTGATGCGATTTTAAATATTTTATCCCCTGCAAATTACGATGAGTTTAAACGTCTATTAAAGCGAGGCGGCAAAGTAATTAAAGTCGTCCCACAGGAAAATTACTTAAAAGAACTGCGTAAACAGGCGTTTGCAGATTCAGAAAAGGAAAGTTATACAAATGCCCAAACTGTAGAGCGTTTTAAAGCAAGTTTTGCACATACAGAAGTAAAAAGAATCACGTATACAGTACCGCTTGAAGACCATTTAGTACAAAATTTGCTTGAAATGACACCGATGGGCTGGCATATTGACGATAAAGAAAGTATTCAATTACAGGAAATTACAATTGATTTAGATTTATTAATTGGAATGGAGTGA
- a CDS encoding AI-2E family transporter, whose protein sequence is MTRKLWFQVGVGILITLLIIKYFIEIHSIFNPIIIIFSTILVPLLLGGVLYYISEPLQRILEKRGMPRWGSLITIVLIIAGLFATFLVLVGSPIANQVNKLVENAPTIAKDIEEAADFILDNKENIPMLPPQVEEFIGSVTTSIQDIAVASSKYLVSFLSGAVTVTLTLVLAPFFFIFMLKDHEKFAPQIYGIFNGESRTWVKKTLEDIDNVLRSYVQGQVLVSFLLAIMMYIGYLIIGLEYSLLLALFAFFMNMIPFIGPWLSLVPAVIVALVNDPFDIIWVGVVTLVAQQVESNLITPNVMGRSLDIHPLTVISIVLAAGNIAGFIGILIAIPTYCVIKVIVQNIYEERKQIKETATKNV, encoded by the coding sequence ATGACTAGAAAACTGTGGTTCCAAGTTGGCGTAGGTATACTAATTACATTATTAATTATCAAATATTTCATTGAAATTCATTCGATCTTTAATCCGATTATCATTATTTTTTCGACCATCCTTGTACCGTTATTACTCGGTGGGGTGCTCTATTATATTTCGGAGCCGTTGCAGCGTATATTGGAAAAACGGGGTATGCCGAGATGGGGAAGTTTAATAACAATAGTCCTTATAATTGCAGGTTTATTCGCAACCTTTTTAGTTTTAGTCGGTTCTCCAATTGCAAACCAAGTAAACAAACTTGTTGAAAATGCACCGACAATCGCAAAGGATATTGAAGAAGCAGCTGATTTCATTTTAGATAATAAGGAAAATATTCCGATGCTTCCACCGCAAGTAGAAGAGTTTATAGGATCTGTAACTACTTCTATACAAGACATTGCTGTCGCAAGCAGTAAATATCTTGTTTCCTTCTTAAGTGGGGCGGTAACGGTAACATTAACATTAGTACTGGCGCCGTTTTTCTTTATTTTTATGTTGAAGGACCATGAAAAATTCGCTCCTCAAATTTACGGTATATTTAACGGGGAGAGTCGTACATGGGTAAAGAAAACTTTAGAAGACATTGATAACGTATTAAGAAGCTATGTTCAAGGACAAGTGTTGGTCAGCTTTTTACTCGCAATCATGATGTACATCGGCTATTTAATTATTGGTTTGGAATATTCATTATTACTTGCCTTATTTGCATTTTTCATGAACATGATTCCATTTATCGGGCCATGGCTTTCCCTTGTACCGGCTGTGATTGTAGCGTTGGTTAATGATCCTTTTGATATTATTTGGGTTGGTGTTGTTACGCTTGTCGCACAACAGGTAGAAAGTAACTTAATTACACCAAATGTTATGGGGCGGTCTTTGGATATTCACCCGTTAACAGTAATTTCAATTGTATTGGCTGCAGGGAATATTGCTGGATTTATCGGGATTTTAATCGCCATCCCAACGTACTGTGTCATTAAAGTAATCGTTCAAAATATTTATGAAGAACGCAAACAGATTAAAGAGACAGCAACTAAGAATGTGTAA
- a CDS encoding lysophospholipid acyltransferase family protein — MYKFIARVVYGILGVNGSKAKVYGKENIPKEGGFVVACTHNGYIDILNLGISMLPKEVHFMAKKQLFDVKGLGWLITRLNAFPVDRDNPGPSVIKIPRQLIKEGKVVGIFPSGTRSSENSELKAGAVTIAQLAKTEILPAAYIGPKDAKGVFKRQKGYLIYGKPFTVGAGKEGREQSVQFLEDELNRLTEHLKEMHPEVK, encoded by the coding sequence GTGTATAAATTTATTGCAAGAGTTGTATATGGAATTTTAGGGGTTAACGGGTCAAAGGCAAAGGTATACGGGAAAGAGAATATACCGAAAGAAGGCGGCTTTGTCGTTGCCTGTACACATAATGGCTATATCGATATTTTGAACCTGGGGATTTCGATGCTGCCAAAAGAAGTACACTTTATGGCTAAGAAGCAACTGTTTGATGTGAAAGGATTAGGCTGGCTAATTACGAGATTAAATGCATTCCCGGTGGATCGTGACAATCCGGGACCAAGTGTTATTAAAATCCCTCGTCAGCTTATTAAAGAAGGAAAAGTAGTCGGAATCTTCCCGAGTGGAACGAGAAGCTCGGAAAACTCGGAACTAAAAGCCGGCGCAGTGACGATTGCTCAACTGGCGAAGACGGAAATTTTACCGGCTGCTTATATCGGTCCGAAAGATGCGAAAGGTGTTTTCAAACGTCAAAAAGGCTATTTAATTTACGGAAAGCCATTTACGGTTGGTGCAGGAAAAGAAGGCCGTGAACAATCCGTTCAATTTTTGGAAGATGAGCTGAACCGATTAACAGAGCATTTGAAAGAAATGCACCCGGAAGTAAAATAA
- a CDS encoding nuclease-related domain-containing protein has translation MTLFILFVLIAIIGYFIFKLYSHDNTSFYQLTGYSYFDVLMNKSVRTSYQLIKEMEHVQGTKRIMVNLQLPVHNEVQTIDALLLHESGIYVMNVKEKTGWINGREQSIEWIELLHKNQKQVFNNPIHETKRLIHTLKDQFPEVDGTLFETVVVFTNDCSFQQVEIQSSNVEVLKIAELKKWATTIEGKRLSDTDIENLYATLETFMHRKNTTLRSKAVTTTN, from the coding sequence ATGACCTTATTTATACTGTTCGTTCTAATTGCGATTATAGGTTACTTTATATTTAAATTATATAGTCATGACAATACATCATTTTATCAATTGACTGGCTATTCGTATTTTGACGTCCTTATGAACAAAAGTGTCCGAACTTCCTATCAGCTTATAAAGGAAATGGAGCATGTACAAGGTACAAAAAGAATAATGGTGAATCTACAGCTTCCTGTTCACAATGAAGTTCAAACAATTGATGCTCTTTTACTTCATGAATCAGGGATTTATGTAATGAATGTTAAAGAGAAAACAGGATGGATTAACGGACGGGAACAGAGCATCGAATGGATTGAGTTATTACATAAAAATCAAAAACAAGTATTTAATAATCCAATCCATGAAACAAAACGTTTAATCCATACATTAAAAGACCAGTTCCCGGAAGTTGATGGTACACTTTTTGAAACAGTTGTAGTTTTTACGAATGATTGTTCATTCCAGCAGGTTGAAATTCAATCTTCCAATGTTGAAGTGCTGAAAATCGCGGAATTAAAAAAATGGGCAACAACAATTGAAGGGAAACGTTTATCAGATACAGATATTGAAAATTTGTACGCAACATTAGAGACCTTTATGCATCGTAAAAATACAACATTACGTTCAAAAGCTGTCACAACCACAAATTAA
- the ypfJ gene encoding KPN_02809 family neutral zinc metallopeptidase — MDVKGRRKSSNVEDRRGMSAGKIGGGLGGVGIIIAIIFTLLNGGDAGDVVSEVSKSITQNGATSENYEPTAEEEELAEFVSVVLADTEDIWQQLFADNGLTYENPTLVLFTDSVSSGCGMQNAAVGPFYCPADYKLYIDLSFYKELKNRFDAPGDFAMAYVVAHEVGHHVQTLLGTSEQVHALNGKVSQAQYNEAVKRLELQADYYSGVWAHHVQDKGYLEEGDFEEALTAANAIGDDTLQMEAQGYVVPESFTHGTSEQRMRWFKKGYNAGTLQGGDTFNIEASQL, encoded by the coding sequence ATGGATGTGAAAGGAAGACGAAAAAGCAGTAATGTGGAAGATCGTCGGGGAATGAGTGCCGGGAAAATCGGCGGAGGTCTTGGCGGAGTCGGAATAATTATTGCCATTATTTTCACATTACTTAATGGCGGTGATGCAGGGGATGTTGTTTCGGAAGTATCAAAGAGCATTACGCAAAACGGTGCAACTTCTGAAAACTATGAACCGACCGCTGAAGAAGAGGAACTGGCGGAATTCGTTTCTGTAGTACTTGCGGATACAGAGGATATATGGCAACAATTGTTTGCCGACAATGGGCTAACTTATGAAAATCCGACGCTCGTATTATTTACGGACAGCGTAAGCTCCGGGTGCGGGATGCAAAATGCTGCGGTTGGACCGTTTTACTGTCCGGCAGATTATAAGCTTTATATTGACTTAAGTTTCTATAAAGAGTTAAAAAACCGGTTTGATGCACCGGGTGATTTTGCGATGGCTTATGTAGTCGCACATGAAGTTGGCCACCATGTCCAAACATTATTGGGTACATCCGAACAAGTACATGCCTTAAACGGAAAAGTATCTCAAGCTCAGTACAATGAAGCAGTGAAACGGCTGGAACTTCAGGCGGATTATTACTCGGGGGTATGGGCACACCATGTTCAGGACAAGGGCTATTTGGAAGAAGGCGATTTTGAAGAGGCATTAACGGCAGCGAATGCCATTGGCGATGATACATTGCAGATGGAAGCGCAAGGCTATGTCGTTCCGGAAAGCTTTACACATGGTACTAGCGAACAACGGATGCGCTGGTTCAAAAAAGGCTATAATGCCGGTACACTTCAAGGCGGCGATACATTTAATATTGAGGCTTCACAATTATAA
- a CDS encoding low molecular weight protein-tyrosine-phosphatase, producing the protein MKQVLFVCLGNICRSPMAEAVMRDLIAKRDLTDKITVDSAGTSNYHIGETPHKGTMAKLQEYGIMTTGMLARQLRTSDLDSFDYIVCMDESNVKNTIEMLRAEADAKVFRFLDLTSHQKDVPDPWYTGDFQETYDLCLEGCEALLEKIEADL; encoded by the coding sequence ATGAAGCAAGTACTATTCGTATGTTTGGGCAATATTTGCCGTTCTCCTATGGCGGAAGCTGTAATGCGTGATTTAATCGCTAAACGTGATTTGACGGATAAAATCACAGTCGACTCAGCCGGCACGAGCAATTACCATATTGGAGAAACCCCGCATAAAGGGACGATGGCGAAATTACAGGAATACGGAATTATGACAACAGGCATGCTTGCAAGACAGTTACGCACTTCCGATTTAGACAGCTTTGACTATATTGTCTGTATGGATGAAAGCAATGTGAAAAATACGATTGAAATGCTTCGTGCAGAAGCAGATGCAAAAGTGTTCCGTTTCCTTGATTTGACGTCACATCAAAAAGATGTGCCGGATCCTTGGTATACAGGGGATTTCCAAGAAACGTACGATTTATGTTTAGAAGGCTGCGAGGCATTGCTGGAAAAAATCGAAGCGGATTTATAA
- a CDS encoding YebC/PmpR family DNA-binding transcriptional regulator produces the protein MGRKWNNIKDKKAGKDAANSRIYAKFGREIYVAAKSGEPNPESNRALKTVLERAKTYSVPKHIIEKAIDKAKGGGDEQFDELRYEGFGVAGTMVIVDALTNNVNRTASEVRAAFGKNGGNMGVSGSAAHMFQNTAVFGIEGKSEDEILEILMEADLDMRDIMDEEGTIIVYVEPEQFHATQEAFKDAGIEEFTVAELTMLPMTDVALTGDDLVKFEKMIDALEDLEDVQRVYHNADLGE, from the coding sequence ATGGGTCGTAAGTGGAATAACATTAAAGATAAAAAGGCTGGGAAAGACGCAGCAAATAGTCGTATTTACGCTAAATTCGGTCGTGAAATTTACGTAGCAGCAAAATCAGGTGAACCAAACCCGGAATCTAACCGTGCACTGAAAACAGTTTTAGAACGTGCGAAAACTTACTCAGTACCAAAACATATTATTGAAAAAGCAATCGACAAAGCAAAAGGTGGCGGCGATGAGCAATTCGATGAGTTACGCTATGAAGGTTTCGGTGTCGCAGGTACAATGGTAATCGTTGATGCATTAACAAACAACGTAAACCGCACAGCTTCTGAAGTACGTGCTGCATTTGGTAAAAATGGCGGTAACATGGGCGTATCTGGTTCAGCGGCGCATATGTTCCAAAATACAGCTGTATTCGGAATTGAAGGTAAATCAGAAGATGAAATTCTTGAAATTTTAATGGAAGCTGATCTAGATATGCGTGACATTATGGACGAAGAAGGCACAATTATCGTTTATGTTGAGCCGGAACAATTCCATGCTACACAAGAAGCATTTAAAGATGCAGGCATCGAAGAATTTACTGTAGCAGAGTTAACGATGCTGCCAATGACAGATGTTGCTTTAACTGGTGATGATTTAGTGAAATTCGAAAAAATGATTGATGCATTGGAAGATTTGGAAGACGTGCAACGCGTTTACCACAATGCTGATTTAGGCGAATAA